Proteins from a single region of Bactrocera neohumeralis isolate Rockhampton unplaced genomic scaffold, APGP_CSIRO_Bneo_wtdbg2-racon-allhic-juicebox.fasta_v2 cluster10, whole genome shotgun sequence:
- the LOC126765236 gene encoding chitin deacetylase 1: MFKFFLAQSSNLFKRNTRPSIECLKNDRFYRDPHRPVHKIWTNTECSRYFLCLDGDVFEFKCSEGLLFDVVRQICDFKQNVDNCDITAEKQIPKPLLEKGGCKDKTHLSCADGTCLPSEYFCDGSVDCPDESDEGWCDMDNDPNAAISCDMRKCHLPDCFCSKDGTQIPGQLSPNMVPQMITLTFDDAVNFENFDLYTKLVFNPNNRNPNGCSIKGTFFVSHQYTNYQFVQKLWNDGHEISVHSVTHRGPEMWWTKNATIEDWFDEMVGQANILNRFANIRMEDIRGMRVPFLRIGWNRQFLMMKEFGFVYDASMVAPFSNPPLWPYTLDFKMPHRCTGINQNCPSRSYPGIWEIVINQLEVGDFTCGMIDSCPSQLNGDDVYRMLSHNFKRHYLSNRAPLGIYFHATWFNNNNYLEAFLRFMDDMQQLTDVYFVTQQQVIQWMRRPTITSNLNTFEPWGCKPRQWESKEVVCSIPNTCKLRSRVLQQDRYLYTCNECPIQYPWIRNEFGLD; encoded by the exons atgtttaaatttttcttagcACAATCTTCTAATTTGTTTAAACGTAATACACGGCCCAGTATAGAATGTTTGAAAAATGATCGTTTCTATCGTGATCCGCATCGACCGGTACATAAGATTTGGACCAACACTGAATGTTCAAGGTACTTCCTTTGTTTAGATGGTGACGTTTTTGAATTCAAATGCTCGGAGGGGTTATTATTTGATGTTGTCAGACAAATTTGTGATTTTAAGCAGAATGTGGATAACTGTGATATTACTGCAG aaaaacaaatccCAAAACCACTATTGGAAAAAGGTGGATGCAAAGACAAAACACATTTAAGTTGCGCAGACGGCACTTGTCTACCAAGCGAATATTTTTGTGATGGATCCGTTGATTGTCCAGATGAATCCGATGAG GGTTGGTGCGATATGGATAATGACCCCAATGCTGCTATTTCATGTGACATGCGTAAATGCCATTTACCCGACTGTTTCTGCTCTAAAGATGGTACACAAATACCAGGACAATTAAGCCCAAATATGGTCCCACAAATGATAACGTTAACGTTTG ACGATGCAGTGAATTTTGAAAACTTCGATTTATATACAAAACTTGTGTTTAATCCAAATAACCGTAATCCAAATGGCTGCTCAATTAAAGGCACATTTTTTGTCTCACATCAGTATACAAATTACCAATTTGTGCAGAAACTATGGAACGACGGTCACGAAATTTCTGTACACTCTGTAAC ACACCGCGGACCGGAGATGTGGTGGACAAAAAATGCTACTATTGAGGACTGGTTTGATGAAATGGTTGGTCAAGCAAACATTCTAAATCGTTTTGCGAATATACGAATGGAAGATATTAGAGGCATGCGTGTACCATTTCTTCGTATTGGCTGGAATAGACAATTTTTAATGATgaaagagtttggttttgtttacgATGCTTCGATGGTGGCCCCTTTTAGTAATCCCCCACTTTGGCCTTATACCCTGGACTTTAAAATGCCTCATAGGTGTACAGGCATCAATCAGAATTGCCCGTCTAGAAGTTATCCAGGCATTTGGGAGATTGTGATAAATCAGTTAGAAGTAGGCGACTTCACATGTGGTATGATAGATAGTTGCCCATCTCAATTGAATGGCGACGATGTGTATCGCATGCTAAGCCATAATTTTAAACGACATTATTTGTCGAACCGTGCTCCACTCGGAATATATTTCCACGCAACAtggtttaataataataattacttggaggcatttttg CGTTTTATGGATGACATGCAACAGCTAACGGACGTATATTTTGTCACACAACAGCAAGTTATCCAATGGATGCGACGACCAACAATTACTTCAAACTTAAATACATTTGAGCCATGGGGTTGTAAACCACGTCAGTGGGAATCTAAGGAAGTAGTTTGCAGTATCCCAAATACTTGTAAACTACGAAGTCGCGTCTTGCAGCAAGatagatatttatatacttgtaacGAATGCCCAATACAATATCCTTGGATACGCAATGAATTTGGTTTAGATTAG
- the LOC126765388 gene encoding U6 snRNA-associated Sm-like protein LSm7, with protein sequence MAEKPKTSGSNDGKEKRRKESILDLSKYLEKQIRVKFAGGREAAGILKGYDALLNLVLDNTVEYLRDVDEPFKLAEETRSLGLVVCRGTALVLICPQDGMESIPNPFITQDS encoded by the exons ATGGCAGAAAAGCCAAAG ACAAGCGGCAGCAACGATGGTAAGGAAAAGCGGCGCAAAGAATCCATCTTGGATCTTtccaaatatttggaaaaacaaatCCGAGTTAAATTTGCTGGTGGACGCGAAGCAGCAGGCATATTAAAAGGATATGATGCGTTACTTAATTTAGTCCTAGATAATACCGTTGAGTATCTAAGGGACGTAGACGAACCATTTAAGTTAGCTGAAGAAACACGTAGTTTAGGTTTAGTTGTATGCCGAGGGACTGCATTAGTGCTCATTTGTCCTCAAGATGGTATGGAATCCATACCAAATCCATTTATTACACAAGAttcataa